The Magnetospirillum sp. XM-1 genomic interval CACATTCGCGCAACTTGGCGCGCAGACAATGGACATGATAGTCGATGGTTCGTTCGGTCGTGTTCTCCCCTGCCTCCAAGCGATCCAGGAGCCATTCGCGCGTCGCGGCCCGCTTCGGCCGCTCCACGAGAGCGATGAGGAGGAGCAGTTCCGACTTGGTCAATTTCACCGTGACATCGCCATTGACCAGGGCGCAGAGATCCGGATCGATCTCCCAGGGGCCAATCATCTGAATTACCTTTCTCGGTACAGCGGCAATGCCGTCAAGACGCCGCAGCAGACTGCGGACGCGGGAACTTAGCTCGTCCATGTCGAACGGCTTCGGGATGTAGTCGTCTGCGCCGCTGTCCAATCCCGCGATACGATCGCTGACCTCGGCCCTACCGGTGACGATGATGATCCCAACCCCAGGGCAATGGGAACGAATCCACTGGCCCAATTCCAACCCATCCCCGCCTGGCAGTCCGCGATCGAGCAAAACCAAACGAGGCATGGCAGCCTTGATGGCTGCACGCGCCTCGACCGCG includes:
- a CDS encoding response regulator transcription factor codes for the protein MPILIVEDDAQVRSLISKILRRDEYEVIAVGSAVEARAAIKAAMPRLVLLDRGLPGGDGLELGQWIRSHCPGVGIIIVTGRAEVSDRIAGLDSGADDYIPKPFDMDELSSRVRSLLRRLDGIAAVPRKVIQMIGPWEIDPDLCALVNGDVTVKLTKSELLLLIALVERPKRAATREWLLDRLEAGENTTERTIDYHVHCLRAKLRECGLNEGMISSVRSIGYVFTPPNERHGSEKD